A part of Ignavibacteriales bacterium genomic DNA contains:
- the folD gene encoding bifunctional methylenetetrahydrofolate dehydrogenase/methenyltetrahydrofolate cyclohydrolase FolD, translating into MILIDGKKIALDIRNELKEKISKLKNETGRVPGLVAILVGENPASKIYVSSKAKACEEIGMLSRVERLPENISEVELLATVEKYNSDNNFHGILVQLPLPKHINEDKIIEAISTDKDVDGFHPVSVGKLVIGKDTFIPCTPAGIQELLKRYNIATKGKHVVVLGRSNIVGKPIANILIQKKNFANSIVTICHSAARDLRQFTLQADILIAAIGKPEFVKADMVKEGCVIIDVGINRIDDTNSAKGYRIVGDVDFENVSPKSSYITPVPGGVGPMTIAMLLTNTYKSFLTASNK; encoded by the coding sequence ATGATTCTTATTGATGGAAAAAAAATTGCACTTGATATTCGAAACGAATTGAAAGAAAAAATTTCTAAATTAAAAAATGAAACAGGCAGAGTTCCCGGATTAGTCGCCATTTTGGTAGGCGAAAATCCCGCATCAAAAATTTATGTTTCGAGCAAAGCAAAAGCCTGTGAAGAAATTGGTATGCTCAGCCGTGTAGAAAGATTACCTGAAAATATTTCTGAAGTTGAATTACTAGCAACAGTTGAAAAATACAATTCAGATAATAATTTTCATGGAATATTAGTTCAGCTTCCGCTTCCAAAACATATAAATGAAGATAAAATTATCGAAGCAATTTCAACTGATAAAGATGTTGATGGCTTTCATCCTGTAAGTGTTGGAAAACTAGTTATCGGTAAAGATACATTTATTCCATGTACGCCTGCCGGCATTCAGGAATTGTTGAAACGATATAACATAGCTACGAAAGGCAAACATGTTGTTGTGCTCGGGAGAAGCAATATAGTTGGGAAACCAATCGCAAATATATTAATACAGAAAAAAAATTTTGCTAATTCAATCGTAACGATTTGCCATTCTGCTGCTCGTGATTTAAGGCAATTTACTTTGCAGGCTGATATTCTTATCGCTGCGATCGGCAAGCCTGAGTTTGTAAAAGCAGATATGGTTAAGGAAGGATGTGTTATTATTGATGTTGGAATAAATAGAATTGATGATACCAATTCAGCGAAAGGATATCGAATTGTCGGTGACGTAGATTTCGAAAATGTATCGCCGAAATCTTCATACATTACTCCTGTTCCAGGAGGGGTTGGTCCGATGACTATAGCAATGCTTCTAACTAATACTTATAAATCATTCTTAACAGCGAGCAACAAATGA
- a CDS encoding RNA methyltransferase, translating into MKSSRTENREQKILRVAASRQFDFNIVLENIHDPHNVSAIFRSCDAVGIPEVSLVYSTEQFPRIGKKSSASAFKWVKSKKYNSIAGCYNNLHERGFKIYASSITEKSKSLYDLDLSENTAIVLGNEHRGVSSEAQKLADDNFMIPMHGMVQSLNVSVAAAVILYEAMRQRQIKGLYPFKKNKSAEMDLIDEWILK; encoded by the coding sequence GTGAAATCAAGTCGAACTGAAAACCGTGAACAAAAAATATTAAGAGTTGCTGCTTCAAGACAATTCGATTTTAATATTGTACTTGAGAACATTCATGATCCTCACAACGTTAGCGCAATATTCAGAAGCTGTGATGCGGTAGGCATTCCGGAAGTTTCTTTAGTTTACAGCACAGAACAATTTCCGCGCATTGGGAAAAAATCTTCAGCATCTGCTTTCAAATGGGTAAAAAGTAAAAAATATAATTCTATTGCAGGGTGTTATAATAATTTACACGAACGCGGATTTAAAATCTATGCTTCCTCGATTACTGAAAAATCAAAATCACTTTACGATCTTGACTTATCTGAGAATACTGCAATAGTTCTTGGCAATGAACATCGAGGTGTATCTTCCGAAGCCCAAAAATTGGCTGATGATAATTTTATGATACCAATGCATGGGATGGTGCAAAGTTTAAATGTATCTGTAGCTGCTGCTGTAATTTTATACGAAGCAATGCGGCAGAGACAAATTAAAGGACTTTATCCATTCAAGAAAAACAAATCAGCGGAAATGGATTTGATAGACGAATGGATACTCAAATAA